attttgattcaaatgcagtcaaatcgagcttttgttgaactAGCGGAGTAATCAATTGAACATACACAATTAAGCTCAAGTAATTACAATTATATTTAAAAGTATCATTCCGATAATTCGTAATTTACTTAGTCGGTCTAAAAGAATTAGCATGATTGAAAACAATAAATTTCATGCCCTTAAACAGTGCATATTGGAGGGAGTTTGTGTTAGTGAATAGTGTGTTCCATTGTGTACAGCTGCAAGTAACAGCTACCGTAACTGAATTTCAATTCTATTataagattaattcattaagaaaagaaaatgattttCAATTGAACCCATTACTGaatcaaaaacaaaaatataaaaaaagaaatctaattttaaaaaacaTTTATGGATCCTTAAAAATTGCTGATGGGGTGTAAAGGGGTTACGGAATTGGTTATCAGTGAAATACAACGGAACTTCTTCATTCTTCTCTTTTCTCTCTGTTTCTCTAATTTCTGGAATCAGCCCGCATCGTAAAGCCATTTGGCCAAGTGTAGCAAACCACCACAAACTCGAGAAAAGTCAGTCATCAATGAGTCTGAGAGAACTTCTATTTTTCCGAAAGCAGGGACTTCCTCATGCCGGAAAACAATAGAAGGCTAATGAATAGAAAGCAAGTCCCAGCAAAGGAGAGGATAGGAGGAGAAGGGCCAATGACCAGCACCAAGGTCCATGCATGCCGGCCAGCCGAATGAAAGAAGAGGAGGGAGGAGGTTGGTGAAAAAAATGCTTTAAAGCAATGCAATTGCAGCTCTCTTTCAAACCTTGTTTGtttcatttttaaattattttaattttcaaattatttattcaTGTCATGTAACAAATTTCTATATTCCATGTAGGAGTAACACAGAaaactttatatatttttttctgtCAAAGTCACGTCTACAATTCGAAACATTTATATGTTTTACAAAACATTGCATACGAATTTGTGCAGCCTGCAATGAGGCAATCATTTTTGCCCACACGATCTTCAACCGCTATTATTTACTATATGTGGTTCGAAGATGGGAATGTGATTCCCCCTTGACCCATGCTTCTTCCATCCACAGGCTATAACCTCCTAAACTTATTCTTCAGCAGGAGGATCTACCCATCGCCCATGATCTTTTATTAGTTGGATCAGAGCATCGGTTGCATGCTCCATTGCGATTCCACGCTTCACAACAGTCTGAAAGAGAATCCATAAGTTCAGAGCATATTTCATAATCCATGCATGCATTCATTTTGTGCTCATGTTATTTTCCCGTGCTGACATGAATTAGAAAGGCATGAAATGCTCTAGTACCTTGCCTACATAGAGGTCGATTTTTCCTGGAGCACCACCAACATATCCGAAATCTGCATCAGCCATTTCCCCCGGACCATTAACGATGCAACCCATAATTGCAATCTGACAATGAAAAAGAATTTTCATTATTCAATGTCTGTTTAAAACAAATCAATGACGAACTCGACTGTTATTCGATGTCGGACTGGATCACTAAGGACAAGTTATATTACCGAAACACCAGGCAAGTGTGACGTCTTTTCTCGTATTTGTGCACTTATTTCTTGAAGGTCAAACAATGTTCTGCCACAAGATGGGCATGAAACATACTCCTACAACCAGAACTCGCATATATTAGATGTAGATCTGAAGATTGTCATGTTTTTTGACTCAAAGATAAGATCCATACCGTCTTGGTATTCCTCATTCTACAGCCCTGGAGTAAGTTGAAAGAAGTGTTTCTGAGGAAATCGAAATCTTGGTCTGGTGCTTCCAACAATATACCATCTCCGAGTCCATCCACCAGAAGGGCTCCAGCATTGGTGCCAGCATTAATGACCAAGTCATCCCTGCATGTCAAGAAAAAGCCATTATAAACCAAAACTATTAATACCTTGTACCTCAGTCAACAAACCCTATGGGTTTTTAGTTACCTGTGAGTCCCATTTGGAAACTGAATATGGTGGATTACAGGGAAATCAAGACTGTTCTCCGATAGATACTCAAATAACCTGCGGAAGCATAATGTTCAAATATCTGGAACCCAATGTGTGGCAAAACCATAAAAGTAAAGACAAAAGGCTAAAACAAGTCAAGCACAACCAAAATAGCACTAATCTTAACAAATATGCAGGTCAAGTAATTGAACAAATTACCTCCTTGCTGCATGCACTCGACCAATCTTTTCTTCATCAAAAGGTATATTATGAAGAAGCATTGTAGCATCAATGTCTTTCAGGATTTCCAGCTCTTCATATGACTCGTCACCACGTACAGATACAACCAAGCGTGTACCTGCAAGGTAAATAAATTGATATCATAGGAGCAAAAAAGAATAAACGTGGATAACCATCTGTATGTTTAGAACTCAATATAAAAATAAGCAGACGCACCTTCAGGCAAAAGCTTGTAAGCTCCAGTTGATAGTTCCTTAAGGTTTACTAGAGCCATAGCATTAGGCAATGGCTTTGTTAGCTGTTCCGATAAAGGTGTAATAACACCCATGCTTATGTCTATCAACCTTTTAAGAGCCAGCCGCTGGTTATAGTACAATAAATAGTGTCTGTTATTTCCAAATTTTCGTGAAGACTAGAGAGATACTGAGAGAAAGGACGAAAAGACGGATTCTTACAGCATCAGCGTCATCTACTGGTGGAAGCTCCCGCAGTATGATTGAGTCTACTGTTGCCAAGTCCTGCATCAACATATAGCAACTCAATCATGACAAAAGCCCACATATCGTAGCCAATCTTATAGAGTACATGGATCAAGAGTAGACCTTAAATGGCATGCCTACGACCAGCTTTGCTGCAAGTGACTTGTATAAGAGTTCTGGTGCCTGCAGAGGGGGAAAAGGAATTAATGGAATTCTCCCTGTCATAATTAAGGAAGCTAGTGAGAATATGTTACCTTCAACTGGTCAAGAGAAACAGACATAAGAACCGAGCCATCACGATGCAGGACACCTCTAAAGTCCACCTCTTCGCCCtataaagaaataaattcctCATTCAGAACAGTCCAGGGCACAGGGTTAGCTAACACGGTGTTACCGAGACATTTATGGCTAACCTCCTTTTGTTTTGGCAATTGACCAGATCGACGCTGGAAATCAAAGTAATGTCTGTGCTTTTCCTCAAATGGTGCCTGATGGAATTTCAAGTGAGAAAGGTTCTCAAAATAAGAGTATTTAAAGTGATAAAAACATCATGTCTAATTAACTGAAGTTGTCAAATCCTACCACCCCTCGCTGGAGTTCGGCAGCTTTCATACCAAGGTCAGCCATCCTTCTGCATGGATCTATCTCTTCCTCGGGTGGCTCGGTGAGTGAAACTCTGATTGTGTCACCTAAACCATCCTGCAAGTATAAGATCATAATATCAACAAATCAGCCAGAGTTGAATACATTTTCAAGATCACCATAGCATGAAAACTTTAAATGGTAATTGCTTCTATTGATTATGCTATATATATACTAATGGAGGTACCTGAAGGAGGGTCCCAATGCCAATCGCGGATTTCATCCTTCCATCTTCACCTTCTCCAGCTTCAGTGACTCCCAAGTGTAATGGATAATCCCAGCCATGAACGTACATTTCAGCAACAAGGAGGCGGTATGCCTGGACCATGACAACTGGATTGCTCGCTTTCATTGAAAAGACAAAGTTATGGTAGTCCAACTTTCTACATATCCTAGCAAACTCGAATGCAGATTCAACCTGTTGAGGAACACCAATTAATTGGAGGCATAGGAAGAGAAAACACACTTGAAGCTGTCAGGCAGTAAGAGATAAGATAAATGTTCACCATTCCCCTAGGAGAATCCCCATAGTAGCTCATTATACGGTCAGAAAGACTCCCATGGTTGGTCCCAATACGCATCGCCCTTCCATACTTCTTACATTTTTCAACCAACGGAGTAAAAACCTGTTGTAGTTCATGGGGGTTGGCAGAGGGAGGTTCAATATGTATAGTGAAACTGATACATGTTAAAATAAAGATTCACTGCTTCGATATTAGATGTCAGTGAATAAATGGTTTATTTTCTAAAAGTTTCACTAGAATCTACTAGATAGTGGACGATGCATGATTGAATTCTAAAAGAAGAGTGGTCTGACCTCCTCAATATGCTCAAGTTCTTTCTGATACTCCTCATTTGTATATTCTATCTGCTCAAACTGGGCCCGTCTATCAGCTGCAATTTACCACATTTTTTATTCAAAATAGCAAAAATCAAAATCTAAAAACAAAATGAACGTACATTAAATCACTTACCAAAATTTCCAGGGTTGACTCGAATTTTATCAAAGCACTCGGCAACTCTTAATGCAACTGAAGGAGCAAAATGAATATCTGCCACCAGAGGTATATTATAACTGCACGAATACGAATAATAAGTCAATGACGGTAATAATTTCCATATAACATATGAGACTGAAACTTCAACAAGTGACAAATAATTCTTATAAAGAACCAGACTTACTTCTTCTGTACCAGAGAGTTTTTTATTTCAAAACATGCATCTGCCTCTTTCTTCCCTTGAACAGTTATCCGGACAATATCCGCTCCCTTGTCTGCTATTCTCATCACCTATTAAAAAGACGGCAGTAGTTAATTTCATAAGACTAATTCATAAACCTCAGGACACCATAAGGTAGAAAACAAGAGATCGCATTCTACACATCAAACATCATCAGATATTCATATACGCTGTCAATCCTCATGACTGGACAATCTGTGAAGAGATCCCAAACCCCattatttgaaaagaaaaaaaaaaaaagtttaagcgCAGATGGGAGAAGTTGATACCTGTTCAACTGTCCCAGCCACATCCTTAGTGTCGGTCGTAGTCATTGTTTGAATCCTTATTGGATGCTCGCTACCAAGAGCCACATTTCCGACCATTACCGTCCTAGTTTTTCTCCTCACAGTTTTGTGTATGGATTCACAATACTTTTGCCTCGGAACTAAAATAAAAACAGTTAATTAATCAGAGAAAAACACCAAGTTGAATTGAGTACTTAGCTTAATTATTAAGTGAAACTTAAATTTTGGCATTTGGAACATATCTAAATAGCACAAGAGAAATGAACATAGTTCATCATGGGGAAAAGGCCCCTCTTTCAACTAAGTTTTTTTCACATCAATTCATGTAAAGATCAACACAAAATTCAGGAAATAGTGTTcacaaatcaaaatttaatttaatttcttttcttttctttgaattttGTATTTATACCTAACAGAGGGCTCCCTTCAGATGCAGGCTGAAGTTGAGCAGTATCCTGACTGGGATTCTGATTCCGAATCACAGAGATTCTTGTTCTACCAGTCTTGGTCCTTCTCAAATCACATATCCTCACAAAATCCGTACTTTTAGCGAATCCTAAGCCTGGGTCCTTGCTTTTCAAGCCTGGAAAAGAAGCTGGTACAGCTCCACTCGCCATTTCCACACAGCACAAAGCCCTTCACCTTTTACTGCCCAAACATACAAAACTCAGTTAATCAAACCGCCACCCAATTTTTATGGCTAAAAAAAAATAACACAGAAATTatcccaaaatttcttttaacccCGAATTCAATATTTTAAGACATACAAGATTGCTCGGCTCAAAAGAATCAAAGGTTTcatctaaaaagaaaaagaatcctTTTTATCAACTAGACAACATTAAAGTTACAACTTTGTCATTAGTGTGATCATTAACACAGCATGCAAGTTTTAAACCCAAAAAAATTGCAAAAAATCTAACTTCAAAACAGCTAGCTACCTTTGCTGAAGATGGGTTTCTTGTTTATAGAGAACTTAAAAATTGAAGTCCAAAATAGGCTTAAGCAGTGATTTGGACTTAAAAGAGAGAATTGAAAATAGATTAATGGAAAGGTCTGGAGAAGAAAAATTGGTGGGTGGGAGCTGTTCGCAAGGATTTTCAGAAAAAATAAGTGAATTGTGGGTTATCTGAAGATTTTATgctgtaaaaaaaaaagaaaaaaaattagaaacaTGACAAAAACATTGTTTGAGCATCTGGTTATTCTATCGGACATGaaaataaaatggttaaattcACTGAAGGTCACTAAGctattagtaaatttacattttggtcacttaacttcaAAATGTTACAAAATAGACATTATATTGTTTGatagttttcattttaattactggACTGTTAAAATTTCTATACATTTGGGGTTTTGTAAAATAACTGGGGTAGGTTTCTTAATGAAAGAAAACCTAAAATCAAGgggtaaaagagaaaaaaaatcacTTGAATTCCATCTTATAGTAAAATTTGGTTTTCATGGAAAGTTGTACTTGGAATTAGATTTATTTCCTTATTTAgcccaaaattttgaaaatttgacattaaagagaaaagaaaagaaaaaaagaggaaTTTTATGTGTTAGCCTGATGGTTAGGGTGTTCAACACTCCAGGTGTGACTTGAATTCTAGTTACCTTACTATTAAGGTTTTGCCCATCTCTTATAATTCTCCACTCTAAATAAAGAGCAAAAGATAAACATTCAAATATAAGGAGTCCAACTTTTGAATTAGGACATAGTAGAAGGGCTTAACTTCAAAGTTACAAATGGCACGGTCACGGCACAAGACAACTAGATATATTAGGAATCTATTATCGTTGGTTTAAAGATATTCCGGCTCTCAATACCTATTTAATTCACACGAGTCTCTCTCATATTGGCACATCTAGGAAGGCCTTAACTcttaaatttccttttttttttttttaaagacatTAACAAAGGGGTAACCTATATCattaatcattaaattaaattacgtaatatgtttttgttttatttatttaacttaaaaattataatttagccattaaattatttaattttttatttaagtcactaaaatatttaaaagttttatttaaattattgactgttaattttttaaaatattccaCTAATGAGCTTCAAGCGATAATTCGATAATCGATACGGTGGATTAGTATCCATCAATGAGTAAAAGAAcatatattatattcaaattgatTTGACAGCCAATATTAGATAtcagaaaaaaattatttgaattttagtttaCATATTTTTGACGTCCAAAGCTATTTcctgaaaaaaaaactaaactgtagaaaaaaaaaaaagatttcaaTTAGTACAGATAATACTAATAAAGAAAGTCATATAGTATTAATTTCAACAAcctaatgatttaaataaaaactttgaatagtttagtgacccAAATAAAAACTTACCCATAATTTAATGACTAATGATATAATTTACCATTAAAAAATCTAGTTgtaaatttcatttcatttttaccTTAATTTGTTAAAATTTGTTCGTCCCATATTATCAAAATTAAACAAAGTTAAAAAAGTTTTAACAATTATTtttccttaatttttgaatttttttaaaaaaaagtagaGAGATGAAaatcaaaattaaacccaaaGAAAAAAAACAGGTAGGTTCCATCCCACCACGAAATTCACGATCCCAAACACGTGAATCTCATAGTAGTTGACCCTTCAATCATCCATGCATTTATAATACCGTTCTTTTTGCGACAATAATATTAtgcctctattttttttttcttttttgtatttgaataatttttatattattttggataTTGAAAATATAAATTGTAGTCCATTGACTGATGTATGTGGCTTGCTACCAAAATATCGAGTGGCACAAAAAgtgtattatataaaataattttaaaaaataaaaagaaaagagaaaaaattctcaaattttaaaaaaatgaaaatcataataaaatattttttaggagTACATAAAATTcaaagaatgaaaaataaaaccgtaaaatagaaaaaaaaaatccaaggCATTCAGCTTCTACCCGTCTTTTTTTTTTCTGGAAAATATTactaaaaattaaatcattattCATGGGCATATGCGAAGTAGATCTACTTATAAAAGAAAATCTTaattaaacatttttaatttatagaaaaattaagataaactatcaaaatagttacttttgtttgtttcagattacattttagtcacttatgtttgaaacgttacgttttagtcacttatgttatcgtgttgtaacattttagttactaagccgtcaggggcgaagccagaataaATTTTTAGGAggctaaataaaattttaattttttatagtctatatctttataatttttaaaggattaaatcgaattttataattttagggggccaaagtataattttacctttactaatttaaaatttttttaaaattttaaggggctaaataaaaattttacattttaggggggccggGGTCCCTGCTAGCTCCCTTAAATCCGCCAGAAGTCAGTTAATTACAGTTAACGATTAAGTAACGATGGTGACGtgacgttaaatcatcatttcaaatgaaaattttaggttaaattctatAATTGGtccatatttttttttcattttgagcaatttaattttttcttttatattcttttaactttttttctttatttttcattctctttcgCTTCTACTTCTGTTTTCCTctcttcttcatttcttttaacgtagtttttttatgtttttcatttattaaaactagTTTACAAGATTGTCTCACttagaaaaattaaattgttcaaaaaaaatatagagattagttttaacaaatgacaaatatagaaaaactacgttaaaaaGAATAGAGAAGGGAGGAAAATAGAGGGAGAAGCAAAAGAGAATAGAAAATAAAgggaaataaaaaaagaaaatttaaaagaacataaaagaaaaaataaaattgcttaaaacgaaaaaatatggagaccaattatataaaaaaatctaaatttttgtttgaaatgatgatttaacgtgccacgtcAACTTACCATTACACCGTTAATGGAAATTAACGGCTCAGTGACTAGAACATTACAACGtgataatgtaagtgactaaaacgtatcAAACATAAACGGCTAAAATATAACAtaaggtaaacaaaagtgactactTTAGTAGTTTACCCAAAAATGAAACATCAATGATTTTTTGGATATAAGATATATTCACTAAGATATAAATCCTAACTtaataattttacttaaattaaaatatatatattgtctTTGTTCGaaagttattttcaatttattgtaaattataaaaaaaattaatatggtggACGCTTTGAGTACTCAAATTCTAGTTCCACGGAAATTAGTGAAATATGTCTCTTCAATCATGTGTGTATAATATGTGTAAATTTTGTTCGGTTCTTTTTGATTCTTCATCTGTTGTACTTTGTACTAGTTTGATTTTACATTATAGTTGGTTAAATAATATTTGtacttatattatatatgtaaaaGTATTGAATTTATCATAAGggataaatctaaaattatacatgaactttgatttaatgtgcaATTATATACACGAACTTTAATTTGAtgcaattatacacataaaactCTAATTGTGGTTCAAATGCATACTTGAAACACTAATTTTGATTTAaatcatacacattttaaaaaataaatacatcaattatttttatattagataaatataattattttatatatgcaatatatcaataattatgttaataatttacaagaattggatcaaattaaaatttcatgtataaatttacccaaaatcaaagttcatgtatacaatttcATATTAAAATATAGAATTTATTTATAGTTTTGGTATTTATCCCAATTTATAATAATGAAACttccaaaaaaaattattatatatggtAAAACTATTTATCTTACTTTTTTCTTATCCTTATTATACCATAAGTTATGtgtaaattaaattgtaaatttattattttcctatttGAGATTTTTATTGTGCTACAAAATTGGCAAGCATATCATCAACTAGTTATTGCATCATTTAATATTAGGTTCAAAAGAGTCCACAAATTCAGCTATAAAATGTCCAATAAATCTCATAAATTGTGCATCACTAgctcattttcataatataatcaactctaaatttcatCTCTCAATAGCTTTCAAACAATGGCATCTTTTGGTGCTGCTTCTTTTTTCGTTGTTTTGATCATGGCATTGGGTTAGTGTATATAATATTTCTTTACTTCGATATTTAATcattacatacatatacatatgattTTTGTTGTACAAAAGATATTGCGATCTTAAGATAAAATGAGAAGCTACAATTGTTGAGATTCAAATCTCATTTGTCttagattcatatatatatatatatatatatatatatatgcaccaatatctaattaaaaaattaaataaaacgaaTAAATGATGAAAATTTATTGTTTAATTTGTAGGTGTATCAAACTCGAAAGCATGTACTCATGACTCGGAGTGTCAATTGAACTGTGATTATCTCGATCTTTGTGACTTAAAAACCAATAAATGAAGTTGCTTGCCGGTGTCTGAGCCATTACCCTTTGATGATGTACCGATGGTGAATGCTAAATGCTTCACGGATACAGATTGCATAAAGGCTTGTCCACCAACTTGTAGACCTTACTGTTTACATTTCTTTTGTGTATGCTCTTTTAGTGCTTGAAAAATATATTGTTTTCATTCAAATGACTTCAGATTTAGCCTTTCAATAATTT
Above is a genomic segment from Gossypium arboreum isolate Shixiya-1 chromosome 8, ASM2569848v2, whole genome shotgun sequence containing:
- the LOC108469978 gene encoding 4-hydroxy-3-methylbut-2-en-1-yl diphosphate synthase (ferredoxin), chloroplastic codes for the protein MASGAVPASFPGLKSKDPGLGFAKSTDFVRICDLRRTKTGRTRISVIRNQNPSQDTAQLQPASEGSPLLVPRQKYCESIHKTVRRKTRTVMVGNVALGSEHPIRIQTMTTTDTKDVAGTVEQVMRIADKGADIVRITVQGKKEADACFEIKNSLVQKNYNIPLVADIHFAPSVALRVAECFDKIRVNPGNFADRRAQFEQIEYTNEEYQKELEHIEEVFTPLVEKCKKYGRAMRIGTNHGSLSDRIMSYYGDSPRGMVESAFEFARICRKLDYHNFVFSMKASNPVVMVQAYRLLVAEMYVHGWDYPLHLGVTEAGEGEDGRMKSAIGIGTLLQDGLGDTIRVSLTEPPEEEIDPCRRMADLGMKAAELQRGVAPFEEKHRHYFDFQRRSGQLPKQKEGEEVDFRGVLHRDGSVLMSVSLDQLKAPELLYKSLAAKLVVGMPFKDLATVDSIILRELPPVDDADARLALKRLIDISMGVITPLSEQLTKPLPNAMALVNLKELSTGAYKLLPEGTRLVVSVRGDESYEELEILKDIDATMLLHNIPFDEEKIGRVHAARRLFEYLSENSLDFPVIHHIQFPNGTHRDDLVINAGTNAGALLVDGLGDGILLEAPDQDFDFLRNTSFNLLQGCRMRNTKTEYVSCPSCGRTLFDLQEISAQIREKTSHLPGVSIAIMGCIVNGPGEMADADFGYVGGAPGKIDLYVGKTVVKRGIAMEHATDALIQLIKDHGRWVDPPAEE